The DNA region GGGGAGACGGGTTACCACTCACTCGCTGCCGCGGTTGTGAAGCAACGCTACCGGCGCGAAGCGATGGCCAGCGCCTTCCGTATCCTCGGCGAGGGCCAGTTGTCGCTGCAGAAGTTCCTGCTGGTCACTGACCAGGCCGTGAACCTGCGCGACTTCCGCGCGACGCTTGCACACGTGCTTGCGCGCACGAATCCCGAGACGGACCTGTACGTCTTTTCGAACTTGTCCATGGACACGCTCGACTACAGCGGTCCGTCGGTCAACGAAGGGTCCAAGGGCGTGTGGCTGGGACTCGGCGACCCGGTACGCGACCTGCCGCGCGAATTCCGGCCGCCCGTGCCGCCGTCCTCAGACGTGCGCGACGTGCGCGTCTTCTGCGCCGGCTGCCTTGTGGTGAGCGGGCCGACGTTTGCCGCCGACGCCAGGGCCGCAGCCCGGTTGGCGGCAGACCCCGCATTCGCGGGATGGCCGCTCGTGGTGCTGACAGACGACGCGGATCGTGCGACGCGCAGTGACATGAATTTCCTGTGGACGACGTTCACGCGATTCGAGCCAGCTGCCGATATTCACGCGTCGGCGACGCGAGTGGTGCGAAACCACATCGCGTATCAGGGGCCGGTGCTCATCGACGCGCGAATGAAGCCCTGGTACCCGAAAGAGGTGACATGCCGGCCGGAAGTGGCGGCGACCGTGACCAGGCGGTGGCGCGAGTACTTCCCGCACCGCGACGTCCGGATGGGCGATGCAGAGAAGGGCCACCTTGATTAGCCGGGGGATGCGCCTTGTGGCCGCGTCGGGCCTGATCGCACTGGCAGCAGCCTGTGAACAATCGGGACCGCAGGTGCAGTTCCTCTCCATCGCGACAGGCGGCACCGGCGGCGTGTATTACCCGTATGGCGGCGCGCTGGCTCGTGTGCTCACGTCGAAACTCCCGAACACGCAGGTCACTGCAGAGGTGACGGGGGCGTCAGTGGACAACCTCAAACTGATGCAACAGGGCCGCGCCGACCTGGCTTTTACGCTGGCCGATACGCTGCATGAAGCCGCGAAGGGTACGGGACCATTTGCGGCAACCGGGCCCGTTGACGCGCGAACCGTCGCGGTGCTCTACACCAACTACACACATCTGGTGACTCGGCAAGGCAGCGGCATTGCGCGCGTGGCAGATCTGAAGGGGCGCGTGGTGTCCACCGGTGCGCCCGGGAGCGGCACTGAACTCATCGCGGACAGGTTGCTGCAGGCGGCCGGCATCGATCCGCGCCAGGGGATTACGCGCCACGCCTTGGGCGCCAGTGAATCAGCCGGTGCGCTCAAGGACGGCAAGGTCGACGCGTTCTTCTGGAGCGGCGGACTGCCGACGTCGGCCATTCAGGACCTGGCGGCGTCTGCTGGGCTGACGATCGCACTTGTGCCGCAGGATGATCTGTTGCCGGCTCTCCAGGCGCGTTACGGCAAGGAACTGTATCGCGCCGTCTCTCTTCCTGGCGCCACGTACCGCGGCAATGCCGATTCCGTGTCCGTGATCGGCGTCAGCAATGTGCTGGTGGCGTCGAGCCGGCTGTCGCCGGATCTGGTGGAGGCCATCACCGCCGCCTTGTTCGATGCCAAGGCCGACCTGACCGCCGCGCATCCCGAGGCACGGCACCTGGAGCGTGCCACGGGGCCTGACACCGCGCCCGTGCCCCTTCATGAGGGTGCACTCAGGTATTACCAGGCCCGGGGCTGGCGCTAGACGATTGACCGCCTCGTGACCTAGACTCTGGGGTCCATGAGGTCCGGAGCGCTCCTGACGGCTGTTCTTCTGACGACGGCGGCGTGTGGCCGGCCGACGAGCCCGAGCGAAGCTTCGCCCAATCGCTTCGCGATCATGGCTCCCGCCAGCGCGTCGTCGGACTTGGCCGCGATGTTTACTGAGAGCGGGGCCGCAGAGTGGGCCCAGGCCAGGGGCCGCCTGCGAGGTTTCCAGTTTTACCAGCAGATTCTGAGGGGATTCTGCCCGACGTGTGGACCCAACAACGGTGCGCGGCTGGTGGATGCGCGGCCCGAAGGCGCCTTTGCCTGGTTGTCGCGTCAGGGCATCCAGATTGGTGTGGAGGCCGGCGCTGTCAAGGAACACACCTGCGACGGACGCGAATTGGGCAATGTCGTCAACAACGACATGCGCGTGGTCTACAACTCGGGCAGTCACGTGACGTTCATCGCCATGGACGAGCCGTTCACAGCGGCGTTGCCGGTCCGGGAAGGCGGAACCTCCGCGCGTTGTGACTTCTCGGTCGATCAGACCGTGGTTGAGGTCAAGGCGTTTATCGACCGCGTGCACTCGATGTACCCGTTGATTCGGGTTGGACTCATCGAGCCTTATCCGTACTTCTCGGTAGACGACATCACCCTGTTCATCGAGGGGCTTGAGAACGTTGGTGTACGACTGC from Acidobacteriota bacterium includes:
- a CDS encoding TAXI family TRAP transporter solute-binding subunit, whose translation is MRLVAASGLIALAAACEQSGPQVQFLSIATGGTGGVYYPYGGALARVLTSKLPNTQVTAEVTGASVDNLKLMQQGRADLAFTLADTLHEAAKGTGPFAATGPVDARTVAVLYTNYTHLVTRQGSGIARVADLKGRVVSTGAPGSGTELIADRLLQAAGIDPRQGITRHALGASESAGALKDGKVDAFFWSGGLPTSAIQDLAASAGLTIALVPQDDLLPALQARYGKELYRAVSLPGATYRGNADSVSVIGVSNVLVASSRLSPDLVEAITAALFDAKADLTAAHPEARHLERATGPDTAPVPLHEGALRYYQARGWR